AGCAACATTGTTATACACTGATCTgtaaattaattgatttttggtttgaaaatatatatagtAAGTACGTACGTATGTATGTTGATCGTAGAAAGGAAAACGAATAGCCCGCGCCGTTGATAGATACTAGTATGAATTGAATATGGTAATCTTTTTGGTTGGTGTAAGATCAGGGGATACTAGTGATGTCTTTGAATAATTTAACTTTCTTGTGATACAAAATATGAATATGTGGCACCACGTTCTACTTTACGTGCTAGCCTGTATATTTTGTTTCTTAGAGTTGAGGAGCACTATTGTCTGTCTACCAACTACTTCATACGAGAAATTTTTCGGTAGGACCTAATTATAGGCGCGTGTACAAAAGACCACGTTAGACAACCACGCACGCGCGCCTGGCATCACGTACGGTATAAATAgattatttttctctctccaatcATTTTCTGCAAACGCGTctagtctctctcctccaaagctCTCTCTGTCTATCCTACCAAAACTCTctgtctctctctcctccaaaactcGGACACGCCGTCGACTCGTCATCACGGTCACCTCCTTGTCGCCGCCGTCTCCTCCGCACCGTCCCATCATTGCATCCGTCGTCGTCGTCCCCTCTTCGTCTTCGTTGTACTCGTCGTCGTCCCTTTTAAAACCCTAGAAACTTTCATGGAAGAGTTGCAGATCTAGGGTTCAGGCTTAACAAATACGTTCTTTATACTAGATCTAGGGTTCTGGCTTAACAAATACGTTCTTTAAAACCCTAGAAACTCTCATGGAAGAGTTGCATATCTAGAGTTGCAGATCTAGGGTTCAGGCTTAACAAATACGTTCTTTAAAACCCTAGAAACTCTCCTGGAAGAGTTGCAGATCTAGAGTTGCTTTAGATTGTAGATCGAGAGTAGAGCATGCATCTTACAGCTTGCTAATTTTTTTGTCACAAGTCTTTTCCTTGTTGtatcttttgttcttttctttgaCTAATTTATGATTCTATTTGCAGTGTATGTGCAGTGATTGTGCCGAAGAGTTGAGGCTACAATCAAACAAGTGCCCAATTTGTCGCCAACCGTTTAACGCGCGAGCTTATCGAGATAAAGATAAACAACACTAATAATAGATTAATAGTCAATGATCTTCTAAAGTTCCTTGTTCTATCTTTGATTTGGCTGTATGGATTGGAGCAGCAATTGTAAACAACTCTCTCCGGTCCTCACCACTTGCATTTTGTAATTTGCATCTATGATCGTAAAATGACTATAGTTGTATGCAAAGTAATGTTTGTATCAAATTTTGTACTCCCTCGGTCCCAAATTATTTGTTAtactttccttttttgtatTTCAATTCCcggattagttgttacacttctaaattaggaatgatctcataattattatattatctcTTTCTTCCTACTAAAAGTTTTTTCACTAACTCCTATTACatctattttttcaataaaataacaatagataactaaacaaccacttatcacctaaaattttgtgcaaaggtaagtgtaacaactaatctgagaTGTAGGGAGTATTAATTTGATAATTATATTTAGTTAATTCATTTTTTGTTTTCGTTATAtatttgttatatttagttTAAGTATAATATCGTCTTAGTTTTTAAAAAATTGGTTTAGTTACTATAAATTTGCTTTTAGTCAACATTGAATTTGTGTTagttaaaaattattttgtcatagttaagattaaatttgttttagttaaaaataatgatgttttagttaagattataTTAGACCCTAATCTAAtataatcttaactaaaacacgataattcttaactaattgttttcattgcttaactaattgaatttcatgctTAACAAATGCTTTCTTTATATtactttcattgcttaactaattagttttagtgctaaactaattggtttcgttgcttaactaattgaattccatgcttaactaattggttccattgctttaactaaatcgttTCATGGCTTTAGTGTTGGTTtcgttacttaactaattgcatTTTAggcaaaccaatctgaactagttttggatcactgccgttagaaaggttaactttttctgtttcctcaattatgggcgtcctgttttcatgattttcaatagcttttaagattttaaggtcagtttcttgtgaagcaaagttgtttggattaggaatgtgttttgaatttggacttgaagagtaggaggaaattgaagtattattgaaattatcaatcattacatcgacagctTTAACTTGAAGTTCAGCCTTTAGAgactcttgattgatgcaagactctagccctagactcttagactcatcactagactcgaaaattgaaagacagactctggacttgaACATAGACACTAATCATAAAGATAGTTCTCGGGATACTCCCAAACGtcttcaccatcatcatcaacatcaggAAGGCTACATCCACAAATCTGTAAGATTTGATGCCAGACTTGACTCCAGGTGCTGTAGGGAAATGCAGCGAAGCGGCTCTTGCATGAAGTATTGAGGCCTAGGAGAAACATTCTCATCATCTTCCCTTCCGGTAGCTTAGGGTGGACTACTCGAGCAGAGGCATTCCACCTGTAGTAGTATTCTTGGACACATTCATTCCTCTCTTGGCGCAAAGCTGGTTTTTGCTTGATAGAAGTGTCATGGAAGCTAGAACCCTTGAGTGTGAGACAGGCAGGGCCGTCCAATAACTCCTCGAACCAAGGTTCTCCAAATAGTAGATCGAAGTCGGCAGGCACGTCGATGACCAGGAATTCAGCATTGTTATAGTAAGTCTTAAAAGAAAAGACCAGATCGAGGACCCCCAGGATTTTGTATGCAATGCCCTGGAACTTGATGGTTTGCTTAGTGGTTAGCATtagatcgtactcggagaagCCCAAAGCCTTCAGGATGGCAAGGGGAcaaatgttttcttgaatgtcagTGGTTACCCtgggttcggggatcacccagttttgagcatGTGGAATGAGATGGTAAAAGGTTGGAACCATCATCTCGAAGCCTGGCTTGTACATTGTAGAGATTAGGTTGCATGGAAAATCCTCCTCTTTATCTTCACAGTCATAGGAGATAGCTTGCACTGAAGGAGACTGCTTGGCTCCTGGAGGTAAGGGcaaggtcttgttgtcgaccatattcTAGATTAGATGCTTGAGCTTGAAGCAGCTTTCAATGTCATGTCCGTTCCCTGGTGAAACTTGCAATATGCCTTAGGGTCCCAGCTTTTGGACCTTTTGTCGACTGGAGGGTCTGGTGTAGGACCGACGGGAGTGATGACTTGCTTCTCGGCCAATCGATCAAAGGCGTCGCTATAGGACATCCCGAGGTTGGTGAAGACCCTTTGAGGCCTGTTTTGGAAATTGCGCTGATTGTTGTTGTTCTTGAAGTTGCTTggctttggaccttgaggaggttctagggcgttaacctcatgGACCTTTCTATCCCCCTATACAATGCAGCTTTTTTTCATGATCTTCATTGTAGAGTTACATGATTAGTACCACAGACCTGTACAACAAAAAACTAATCGAATTCAGTCTAATTGCAACAAAAACCTAATCGAAATCATCACTATATCAGGGTGAACAGATCGGGGCAAACTAGCATCAACACTCAACAGATCGGGGTGAATTGATCTCCAACAAGTGAACCGACGACGGGAAGTAGACACGTAAAAAATCAATAGAAAGTCGATCGAAATACAAACCACGTGAATTGAAAAACCAAAAACTAACTAAATTAAGAAGCTAGAATAAAGGAGTGACGAAGGAAGTACCACCGTAATGCCGAGACCACAGCCGGctccaaaccaaaccaaatctCACCTTCGCCACCACCAAGGGCGAGACCAAAAATCTAGTGCAAAGCACCAAATCAATCCACCACAGTAGCAAGCAGCTATAACCGATGATAACTTCAACCGAGAGAGATCGCCGGAAGAGAGATCGCAGACAAGAATCGGTGTAGCAGCCATTAAATTAGGGTTTGAGACTCAACCTCGTAATCcactcattctctctcctcttttcctcCCCTCGGGCGCCACCGCTGTTGTCGTTGCTTCTGTTGCTCGTAGAGACGACCACAACTTCTTAAGCCACAACCATCGCCGCCTGGCTCCCTCACACCTTCGATCAACGAAAATTGAAACATCAAAAACCTTAAACCATTGAAGAAAAATGGAGGAGAAAGGGATGGAAGAGTTACTTCCGTCGTCGTCTTCGTGATCTCCCTCGCCTGCTTCGTCATCTCCGACAACAATTTCGATGAGAGGGGGCGGCGAtttgaaggagagagagaagaggggCAGAgtggttgaggagagagaattacaTTAGGGTTTTGaatgaaaattaaaagaaaaatttgaTATATATTTTCACTAAAAAAAGTTGTTGAGTCATGCTGATATCATCAATTGCGTGGCATATTGGTTGTCATCAAGGCGGTCTTTTTTGTAAGGTCGTCTtttacaaaagtttgtaataaCACGAATCGGAGTATAATGTAGCGTTTATCAAAATCATCGTCTATTATttataaaagtaaaataaaacacTAGCTAGAGAACTAAAATCTAGAAAATAATGAAGCAAATTTATTGCATACTAAATTTCTTCATCAGAATTAGCAGAACTAATTGAAACACCAAATAACATAATTCTCTTATCTTTCTTTGTCTCTACCACTGCCTCTTGAACCAATAATGTCCCATCATCAACAATTGAAGTCTGATTGATTGCATTATATTTTACAATATCAATCATCCAAAACTTCTTCACATCTTGACCATTGTTTTCTTTCAACTCACACATGTAGAAAGTAACAATATCTTTGGCCTCTAATTCTTTGACCCTTACAAACCTGTTCCATCCGCTAGTAAACACGAAACTTTGGCTACTCTTCCAATAACAATACCTGAATTTCCAACTCTTCATTTTGTTGTCGTACAAAACTAGTTCCATGTCTCTTCCttcatgctcgtcttcttcacATACACCGAATTTTCGACCAATATTAATTTTGACGGGAAAATACTTCAATGCATGTCTCTTTGGAATCACAAGTCTATTGAGCTTTCCCACGTCACTTGGTGTCAATTCTTTTCTAAAGAGTTCGCGACAAAAATACCCTTTTCGCTCGTTTTGGTTATTACTATAGTTGCTTTGACCGTTGCTCACTTGGGAAATGGAATATAAATATTCACTAAACTTAGTTGGGTAAGACCCATCTTTGATCATGTTTAATATTTGGTCAGTAGTGTATTGGGCTTGAAAGTTGGGCTCATACATATTAATAGTGGTCCATGGGAAGTTTCGATGGGCTTCGTCGAGATTTCTTTGTCGGAACATGATGGAGGCACTGTCATAGGCAGTGGCCGCATCCGCCTCGGTTTTAAAAGTCCCTAGCCAAATTCTGCTGTGGTTGGCATATATTTGGGCTCCCCAATGGCCGTTTTGTTGATAAACCACTCCTTTAAATCTTGATGAACCAGCAATTTGCTTATTGGGCCGTTTGAAACTTTTGGGCCTTTGTGATGAGGAGTTGGAGTTGGAGCTCGTTGAATCCAAGGCCTCTGTTTCCGTGATAGTGATTAACAATGTACCATCCTCCATTGTAATTAGCTCTTTGTGCAAATTAGGTTGAAAAAAAAGCTgagaaaaataacaaaaataaaattaaggacTATTATTGAATATGTTAACGGCCAAAGGTTTACATTAGAAACACTgaaaaacaaaacaatagaACTCAAACAACATAGCACTGTATCAAAAATAAGATTGGTTTTTTGAGTGTGTAGATGTGAAATACTAGTATAAATCAAATCAAACTATTATACCTCTGGAGACCATGAAAAAATACAAACAACATAGAACGTTATTTAATACGGACTTACGGAATACTAGGTTTTGAGTACACCAACTAAGCttattcatatccacaaaaataaaaataaggacTATTATAAGACACCATGAGCAAAACAAACTGATAAACATAGTACTGTACAAATAAATATCCGAAAACAAGaattagatttgaaaattattactTTTTGTAGTATGTGTATAATAATAATCAAATCTTTTTTTCGCTTCAaacataaaaatcaaatcttttttggaacataaaaatcaaatctttgTGACAACAAAGGATCGAAGATGTGCTGACATGAATTTCAATAGAGacataaaaatcaaatctttgTGACAACAATGGAAGATGTGCTGACATGAATTTCATTAGAAATTAAGTGGTTACCTGAAGTTTGTGATTATTCTGATTGAATACCGGCTAATTAACGTCGTTCTTTGAAAGATGACTGTTagtttacggagtattattgaAGCTAAGGATTAAGGAAGAGATTTATGTACGTAGTACTTCCGTATATAAATATGAGTATAAACATTGTATTTTTGGTAAGGAACTTATTTTAGGAAATTATTTTATTCTGTAAGATGCTAGCTGTTTTAAACGCACAATAAACTTTTAAACGCGATTTGGCAACCTTATTTAACAAGTAATAAAATCCCTTTAATTGAGCTCACTTTCCTTTCCTTTGCTTCTATTTAGGTTAGATTTTTTTTGTGCAACCAAAATATATTGTTTTATGTCAAATATATTGTTGTATGATATGTACTTTATAATGTATGTCCAACAATAGGGGACaccctttatttttatttttatttttatttttattactatAGAATATAACTAAAAAGTGGTAGACGCGTAAGTAATTCAAAAAAATAGTAGTACAATACAAATAGTTGCGTAACAGACCGAACATTAGGTAATCTACTCGGACTTATATAAAACCCGTCAAATACTTGGAGCccgaaaaaaataaattttggtgGATAAAGCTGCCCAGAACCTTAATTTGTATAAGTTTTACTCCACCTTTAATATATTGTCCCTAGCTTTATACTTTTACACTAGtatatttacaaattttaactTTAAGTGCAAAGCTAAATTAATTTTGATAAGAATCATACAAAAATACgttgatttttttattacttttcaTGCATCACCCATAATTTCATGTTAGGTATAAAAATCAGTTATCATCATATACTATGAGAAATGTCAATTCTCAACCTGAAACGTTGAACCCGTTGGGTTGGTCCGATCGTTTATAACTCGAACCGTTAATAACTGCGAGCTGGAACCCAAAACCCAATCCGATCATATTCAACCCATACCGACCAGAAAATATTAACCCGATTAAGATACTAAACCCCATAACAAACCGTTCCGCAGCAACCGActcgtttcaacccgaaccgaatgGATCCAAAATTCGTTAATGACTCAATATGTTTCAATCGAACTGTTTGAACCCGAGGAAAACTCGTTTACAACCCAAACTGTTTTAATTCGTAACCCGCTTAATCCGAATCGTTTAAAACTCGTAACCCGTTTAATTCGAATCCTTTATAACCAATAATCCATAACCCGTTTAATCCCGCTAAcgatcttaaattcttaacacttttaaaagttagttatttccttTGTCCCCTGATTAAGGactcaatattataatttataaacgcattgaaaattgtgattttataaTTTGAAACCGAATTCACCTGACCCGAAGTACAATCCTCCACCCATTTCATCCCGCTATTGATTTATCCACATTGTATGAATCTAAATCAATCAAAACCTTAACCGATATAAACCTGAACCTGATGTAACCCAGTTGTACCTGTTCAACCCGACCCGTTTCAGATCCGATATTAAGTTTATTcaaaatattagagcgccatctaggattactattggtttcggccaatgaaaaataagatttctaatttatttttgaattgaaaaaattgagtgccatgtagataattaattaggtaccacgtagatattttaattaattaattattaatatatacaacttcataaaaaattaaacactctaataattaaaaaataaatctaaaataaaattcatccaaaataaaaacactaatctaaaaaatataattcatc
This Spinacia oleracea cultivar Varoflay chromosome 6, BTI_SOV_V1, whole genome shotgun sequence DNA region includes the following protein-coding sequences:
- the LOC110784902 gene encoding AP2/ERF and B3 domain-containing transcription factor At1g50680-like — encoded protein: MEDGTLLITITETEALDSTSSNSNSSSQRPKSFKRPNKQIAGSSRFKGVVYQQNGHWGAQIYANHSRIWLGTFKTEADAATAYDSASIMFRQRNLDEAHRNFPWTTINMYEPNFQAQYTTDQILNMIKDGSYPTKFSEYLYSISQVSNGQSNYSNNQNERKGYFCRELFRKELTPSDVGKLNRLVIPKRHALKYFPVKINIGRKFGVCEEDEHEGRDMELVLYDNKMKSWKFRYCYWKSSQSFVFTSGWNRFVRVKELEAKDIVTFYMCELKENNGQDVKKFWMIDIVKYNAINQTSIVDDGTLLVQEAVVETKKDKRIMLFGVSISSANSDEEI